TGCGCTGCGTCCCGGGCATCCATAGCCCTTGAGATGCATCCCAAATAGACCGAGGTCAGCCATCTTAGGAAGAAGTTCGACGGGTAAGGTGGCGGTCTCATACCACTGAGCGATATGAGGGCGAACCTCACGATCCACGAACTCCGATACCTGGGACTGAAGAGCTTTCTCCTGCTCAGTGAAATGACGTTGAATATTCATCAGATCCGTAACTCTGCGACCCACAATAACCTCAATCCTGTCGTCTCGTTGAGGTGTCCTTTAGTTCAGCAACCAAAGCCAAAGAACACATAGGTAACTCACATCACAACATTTTTGGTGGCGTTGGTCAAGGAAATGCCGCTGAAATTATCTTTACTTTGGCTGCAAATTTATAGAGAAATAAGTATGGCTGATAGGAATGGTCTTATTGGAATGTGAGGTTTTATGTTAATTCTCATAGCGTGGAGAATATAGGGGATTGGCGTATGTCGTCGGCATTCATATAAGCACCTATCGCTTAACTCGAAAGGGAGAAAAGGATCTTTTCAAGATAGTCTGGTTAAATATCCTCACCCGAAATAAAGTTTTGGTGGAATATCCGCCATTATCCCAAGTCAAGCCCTAAATCCAGAACGGTGCTGGAATGGGTCAGCGCCCCTACCGCTAGGTAGTCCACCCCAGTTTCCGCATAGGCCCTCGCATTGCTTAGTTTTAGCTCTCCGCTGGCTTCTGCTTTCGCCCCCGCCTGGTGAATAGCGGCAACGCAGTTCGCCACCTGGCGTGGACTCATATTATCTAGGAGCAACAAGTTCACCCCAGCGTCGAGGGCCTCCTGGACTTGGTCTTCGGTATCGCATTCCACCTGAATAGTGATGTCAGGATCGGCAGAGCGGATCCGCTCCACGGCAAGTCCAAGCGATCCCGTGGCTGCAATGTGGTTATCTTTCACCAGCGCGGCGTCGCCCAACCCCATTCGGTGATTGACGCCCCCTCCGCATCGCACGGCATATTTTTGCAATTTCCTCAAAGTAGGAATGGTTTTCCGAGTATCGCGTATTTGCGCCCCGGTCCCCTCAACTGCATCTACCCAGCGTCGGGTATGCGTGGCCACCCCAGATAACTGGCTTAGGAAATTCAACAAAACCCGTTCAAAACTGAGGATTTCTCGGATAGGTGCGCTTATAGCTAAGGCAGTCTCCCCAGCCTGGATTCGTTGGCCGTCATCGAGCATGTGTTCGCAGGTGATAGTTCCGGGGTCAAGCTTTCGGCGCAATGCCCATTGTTCAGCGACCACCTGGGCTACCGGTAGTCCCGCTACAACACCAGCTTCTCTAGCAACAACTAACGCAGTTCCGTGTTGTCCAATCGGTACGGTCGCGTCGGTGGTGATGTCAGGACCCCACTCCAAATCTTCATCAAGGGCCCGGTTGACCACTTCGCGCACATAGTTGCTCTTAAGCATCATTCCCCACCTCCCGGCTGTCCAATGGCAATCATTCTTTCCACGGCGCTGCGGGCAGCGTCAGCAATATGAGGTTCGACGTCTACCTCGTCTTTTCCTTCTCGGAGACAATTAAGCAGCTTATCCAGAGTGATCATCTGCATATAGGGGCACGCTGCTTCCGGATTAACCGCGGCAAATTGAGTATCGGGGCGGGCTTTACGCAATTGGTGCAATATGCCAACTTCAGTAGCGACTAAAACAGTAGCGGTGGTGCTGGTTCGGGCCGCCTCAAGCATTCCTCCGGTAGACAAGATATGGGTGCGTTCAGCCGGGAAATCTCCATGACTAGCCATCCAGAGAGCAGAGGTGGTACAACCACATTCAGGGTGTATAAACAAGTCTGCTTCAGGATGTTGTGCCACGGCTTCTTTTAGTCCGGTTGGCGAAATATCGGCATGAACATGACATTCTCCTAGCCAGAGGTGAATATTATTGCGGCCAGTTGCGCGCTGAACATGTGCACCCAGGAATTGGTCGGGGCAAAATAAAATCTCCTGATCAGCCGGAATAGATTGCACAACCTCCACCGCGTTGGAACTAGTGCAGCAAATATCGGTTTCGGCTTTTACCTCCGCCGTGGTGTTGACATAAGACACCACTACAGCACCGGGATGTTCCGCCTTCCACGCCCGTAGTTGTTCAGCGCTGATGCTGTCAGCTAAAGAACAGCCCGCCTTGGCGTCGGGAATAAAAACCCGCTTATTGGGAGAGAGAATTTTTGCCGTCTCCGCCATAAAGTGAACGCCGCAAAAAACCACCTCATCGGCGTCAGTTTCCGCTGCTATTCGAGACAACGCCAAAGAGTCTCCCACATAATCAGCGAGATCCTGGATCTCGGGGAGTTGATAGTTGTGCGCCAGAATCACGGCGTTGCGGCGCTGGGCTAGCTTCTTAATTTCTTCTTGCTGATCGTGAATAGTTGCGGTAGGGGAGTGAGTCATAGAGTTGGCTCTTTCGGTGTGAAATGACCTGAGTGAAGCGTGACCTGCTGCGGGAGAACTCCCCTTAACAGGTTATCGCCTCAGAGACGAAAACTAAAGTCCACGCTAGCATGACTGATGTGAAGAATGCCAAGTCACCTCTGGGGCCGCAATATCCGATGCGCGATCCCGCAGGAACCGCGAAGTTCCGGCACCAAGCCATTGCTGTCATCCTCAAAACTGACATTGAGGAGGGGCTACAGGTGCTTCTTCACCGTCGCTTACATGAACCTTTTAGTGGTCGATGGGAATTACCGTCCGGATCGGTAGAGGTCAATGAGAACCTGGATCACTCTGTTCGACGCCACCTGAGCCGCTACATTGACCCGCATGTAATCAGTCATCAAGAACAGTTGGGGACATATAGCGATGTTCATCGAGACCCGTATGATCGGACTATCGCCACCTCTTATCTCATTCTGGTGCCCTGGAATGTTGGAGAAATTAACCGTGGCGAAGGGCAGTGGCAGACTGTGTCCCATGCTGGAGACCTGGCTTTTGACCACCAGCGGATATTAGGTGATGGGATAGATCGGCTGCGAGCGAAGCTAAGTTATTCCAATATTTCTTTTGCCTTAGCGCCGCACAGTTTTAGCATTGCGCAACTGCGGGAAGCGTACCGCACTGTTCTGGGTTATGACGTGGCGGCCACAAACTTGCAACGGGTTTTAGCGCGACGCGGCCAATTGGAGGAAACCGGAGAACTTGCTAAACCTCCTGGTGGTGGGCGACCGGCAAAACTATATAGATTTACCTCACAGCAATTGCGTATTACGGATCCTTTTGCTGCTTTTAAACCTTAGAAACCAGTTGACAAGCCCTTGATGAAAGAGTCGATATGCAGATCAAAGGTCAAAGAGCCGTTATCGAAAAAATATGAGAATGATGATATAGCGTGGAAATTTGCGCAATTCACACTAATATTTAGCATTCCGAAGGCTGCTATACCCGAAAACAATAAAAAGATGGCAGAATTTATTTAACGGCGGTAGAAAAGATAGAGGACCCAGAGCTCACAAGCGAGTTAACCAAGGGGAGAGATTCGGGAATATCGGTGCTCAAACTACGGCCTGAGGACCCTTTTAAAGCGTATTATAAAAAATCTTTTAGCTATTTTGATAGCTATTTTCATGACACCTTGGGGAGTGTGGAGGCAGAAAACAAAGAAAAGGACTGCGCTAATAAGGTTAAATTCTATCATAAGAAATTCATTTCCAAGGACGACAATAAAATCTATCGTTTCTATTCAGAAAAACTAACTCAGAATGCGGCTCCGTGTCCTTAAGGGCATGTGAACTTCTTTCTTACTACGATCAGTTGTCTAGTAGCGTGGAAAAAGGAGTGCTTGATTCAACATTCCTGGTTCTTCATGTTGTCGCAGAGAATCTCAGTAACGCTGCACTGGAACGACTATCTCAAAACCTTTATCGCAGCAGGAATCGTATGAGAAGCAAGGGGGAACAACAGATTCGACTATGTTAATAATCGATGAATACATAGGGAACAGTGGCAACGCTGTCAATGCAGAGGAAAACCGGTACGCTGAGAGATTTTGAGAATTTTAATCGTCAAATCAGAGTATAAGAAAGAATCATTGAGATGCAATACAAGAAACGGCTTGATGCCTTAAGCCGACGTCAAGAAGATATTGATAGAGAACGTGACCTATACATCGCCGTCTTCGCTATCTTTTTAGGTATCCCAGGCGTGGTCGAGATGTTTGATGACTCTACTCTTCCGATTGATAAATCATATTTCGGATTCTTAATCCTATTCCTCTTTATTGTTTTGACCGTGATGTACTTCCTGCGTAGGAGAAATAGCAACCGATAAAAGCTATAACGCAGCGTGTGGTGTGGCGGCGGTTTTATCTTGCTTGACGTCGGTAAACGTCACCGCCGGTATCCCTCCAGTAGGAATGGCTCTTGTGTGCAATGCGGTTCATGCAGTGAGCCAAAAGCTGCGCCATAATGTGACGTAGAGCATGAAAGATGAAGGTCCTTCGTCGCTCTCCACTAATCTTGATCAGCACTGAAGGAATTAGGACTATGACTGGCTTCCCACATGCTTCAAAAACTGCAACGATTATCGGGGCAGGGATGGTTGGTTTAGCAACTGCGTGGTTTCTCCAGGAGCGCGGTTATCAGGTGACGGTGTTAGACAAGACCGGACCTGCGGCTGGTTCTTCGTGGGGGAATGCAGGGTGGCTTACTCCGGCAAAAATTTTGCCCTTAGCGGATACCTCCTTATGGACCTATGGTCCTACCGCCCTTTTTAACCCCGACGCAGCGCTTTCTGTTCCGCCTCGTTTTGAACCGGCTCTCTGGGGTTTCTTTGCGCAATTTATGGCTCACGCCACTCCTCGAGCGTGGGATAGGACGATGGCCGGTTTGGTGCCTTTAGCCCAATCCTGTCTTGATGCTTTTGATGAGATTGACGCCACCATTCCCGTAGCGTTGCAGTCTCGCCCCACCCCTTTTGTGGCGGCTTTTGAGAAGAAAGCAGAAGCCCACGGTTTTCTCAAAGAAATTGATGGGGTCCGACGCCACGGGATCCCCGCTGAACTGAGTGAAATCACCAACGTGGACGATTATGCGCCTATGCTTTCAGATCGAATATCCTTGGCCTACCGCCTGGACGGTCAGCGTTTTATTGAGCCTGGTCCCTATGTGATTGCTTTAGCAGAGGCGATAGAAAATCGAGGAGCACAGCTGCGTTGGGGGATTAACGTAACGAGAGTACGTCCCGCCTCATCCGCTAATCATGCCCCGACGGTGTTGTGTGAGAGCGGCGAGGAAATTATCTCTGAGCAAGTGGTTATCGCGAATGGGGCGTGGCTACCTGGACTGGCCAGAGAACACGGCGTCCGCCTCCCGGTTAAGGCTGGACGAGGTTATTCCTTTAGCGTCGCCACTGACACACCCGCCGAACACCCGGTTTATCTGCCTTATCACCGGGTGGCGTGCACCCCTTACCAAGGGCGATTCCGGATTGCCGGAACCATGGAGTTCCGCGGCCCCGACGAACCTTTGCACCCTCGACGGATCGAAGCGATTATCCGCAATACTAAGCCGCTGATGAGGGGAATTGATTTCAACGAGCGCTACGACGAATGGGTGGGTTCTCGACCCGTCACCCCAGATGGGCTATCGCTGGTAGGGCGAACCCGAACCGAAGGAGTTTTCGTCGCCGGCGGCCACGGCATGTGGGGGATAGCTCTGGGGCCTGCAACCGGAAAAGCGCTGGCCAAACTGATGGAAACCGGTGTCGCCCCACCAGAGATCGCCCCTTGCTACCCGCTTCGATAGGTGATAGAACCGGACATAGTTCTTGAAAAACATCATTCTAAGGTGAGAACTATGTCCTTGGTTTCGGCGCTTTTTGACACCTTTGCTCTGATCTTCTTAGGAGCTATATCTCTTACTATCGCCCACCAATCTGAAACCGGTCGTTTGCCGAGAAGTAACCAAATGGGGATCAGGACAACCGAAACGAAGAAGAGTGATCGAGCCTGGGAGCAGGCGCATAAAAAGGCAGCTCCGTTGCTGCGTTATACCGCTTATATTTCTTTCCTATGCGCCGCTGTTTCCCTCCTTGAAGGAATATTGACGGCCTCGGTACGGCTACGAGTTATCACCTTCGCCCTCACGTGGGCTCTCGTGATTGTCTTTTTTGCCTATTCGGCATTGACCGCTCACCGAGTTGCTAAGAGGATCAATCAATCAGGGGGATAACCTTGAGGAGACTTTTAGACCG
This genomic interval from Corynebacterium poyangense contains the following:
- the nadC gene encoding carboxylating nicotinate-nucleotide diphosphorylase, producing the protein MMLKSNYVREVVNRALDEDLEWGPDITTDATVPIGQHGTALVVAREAGVVAGLPVAQVVAEQWALRRKLDPGTITCEHMLDDGQRIQAGETALAISAPIREILSFERVLLNFLSQLSGVATHTRRWVDAVEGTGAQIRDTRKTIPTLRKLQKYAVRCGGGVNHRMGLGDAALVKDNHIAATGSLGLAVERIRSADPDITIQVECDTEDQVQEALDAGVNLLLLDNMSPRQVANCVAAIHQAGAKAEASGELKLSNARAYAETGVDYLAVGALTHSSTVLDLGLDLG
- the nadA gene encoding quinolinate synthase NadA; its protein translation is MTHSPTATIHDQQEEIKKLAQRRNAVILAHNYQLPEIQDLADYVGDSLALSRIAAETDADEVVFCGVHFMAETAKILSPNKRVFIPDAKAGCSLADSISAEQLRAWKAEHPGAVVVSYVNTTAEVKAETDICCTSSNAVEVVQSIPADQEILFCPDQFLGAHVQRATGRNNIHLWLGECHVHADISPTGLKEAVAQHPEADLFIHPECGCTTSALWMASHGDFPAERTHILSTGGMLEAARTSTTATVLVATEVGILHQLRKARPDTQFAAVNPEAACPYMQMITLDKLLNCLREGKDEVDVEPHIADAARSAVERMIAIGQPGGGE
- a CDS encoding NUDIX hydrolase translates to MTDVKNAKSPLGPQYPMRDPAGTAKFRHQAIAVILKTDIEEGLQVLLHRRLHEPFSGRWELPSGSVEVNENLDHSVRRHLSRYIDPHVISHQEQLGTYSDVHRDPYDRTIATSYLILVPWNVGEINRGEGQWQTVSHAGDLAFDHQRILGDGIDRLRAKLSYSNISFALAPHSFSIAQLREAYRTVLGYDVAATNLQRVLARRGQLEETGELAKPPGGGRPAKLYRFTSQQLRITDPFAAFKP
- a CDS encoding NAD(P)/FAD-dependent oxidoreductase; protein product: MTGFPHASKTATIIGAGMVGLATAWFLQERGYQVTVLDKTGPAAGSSWGNAGWLTPAKILPLADTSLWTYGPTALFNPDAALSVPPRFEPALWGFFAQFMAHATPRAWDRTMAGLVPLAQSCLDAFDEIDATIPVALQSRPTPFVAAFEKKAEAHGFLKEIDGVRRHGIPAELSEITNVDDYAPMLSDRISLAYRLDGQRFIEPGPYVIALAEAIENRGAQLRWGINVTRVRPASSANHAPTVLCESGEEIISEQVVIANGAWLPGLAREHGVRLPVKAGRGYSFSVATDTPAEHPVYLPYHRVACTPYQGRFRIAGTMEFRGPDEPLHPRRIEAIIRNTKPLMRGIDFNERYDEWVGSRPVTPDGLSLVGRTRTEGVFVAGGHGMWGIALGPATGKALAKLMETGVAPPEIAPCYPLR
- a CDS encoding SdpI family protein; the protein is MSLVSALFDTFALIFLGAISLTIAHQSETGRLPRSNQMGIRTTETKKSDRAWEQAHKKAAPLLRYTAYISFLCAAVSLLEGILTASVRLRVITFALTWALVIVFFAYSALTAHRVAKRINQSGG